A genomic segment from Heptranchias perlo isolate sHepPer1 chromosome 18, sHepPer1.hap1, whole genome shotgun sequence encodes:
- the LOC137334667 gene encoding twinfilin-1-like — protein MSHQTGIPVSKELKDIFARARNGEFCVLKIVIENEQLKVGASRESVTSWDQEYDSCILPLLEEQQPAYILYRLDTMNAQGFQWLFIAWSPDLSPIRQKMLYAATKATLKKEFGGSHIKDEMFGTVREDVSFSGYRKHLISQTDPAPLTAAEEELGQIKINEGKTEISIETKQPTLQGVAFPIQEDAIQALEKLRNKQLSYVQLKIDFNQETIKLADTTHTEVGDLPKRVPKDSARYHFFLYKHSYEGDYLESIVFIYSMPGYKCSIQERMLYSSCKSPFIDMVEKQIALEITKKIEIDDGNELTADFLYEEVHPKQHAHRQIFAKPKGPAGKRGIRRLIRGPTEADKTD, from the exons TTTCAAAAGAGCTAAAGGACATCTTTGCCAGAGCAAGGAATGGAGAATTCTGTGTTTTGAAAATTGTGATTGAAAACG AACAGCTCAAGGTGGGCGcatccagagagtcagtcaccagCTGGGACCAGGAGTATGATTCATGCATCCTTCCTCTTCTAGAGGAACAGCAACCTGCCTATATCTTGTATCGATTGGACACCATGAATGCTCAGGGATTTCAATGGCTCTTTATTGCCTGGTCACCTGACCTTTCACCA ATTCGACAAAAGATGTTATATGCAGCGACAAAAGCAACTTTGAAGAAGGAATTTGGGGGTAGCCACATCAAAGATGAAATGTTTGGGACTGTAAGG GAGGATGTTTCCTTTAGTGGTTACAGAAAGCACCTTATTTCACAAACAGATCCTGCCCCGCTAACTGCAGCTGAAGAGGAGCTAGGGCAAATCAAAATTAATGAG GGGAAAACTGAAATCAGCATAGAAACTAAGCAACCAACTTTGCAGGGAGTAGCTTTCCCTATACAGGAAGATGCTATACAAGCCCTGGAAAAACTCCGGAACAAACAGCTTAGCTACGTACAACTT AAAATAGATTTTAATCAAGAAACTATAAAGTTGGCAGATACAACCCATACGGAGGTAGGAGACTTACCAAAGCGTGTACCAAAGGATTCTGCTCGTTATCATTTCTTCCTCTATAAGCACTCGTATGAAGGAGACTACTTGGAATCTATAG TGTTTATATACTCTATGCCTGGCTACAAGTGCAGTATTCAAGAGAGAATGTTATACTCCAGTTGTAAGAGTCCCTTCATCGATATGGTAGAAAAGCAAATAGCTCTGGAAATAACTAAAAAG ATTGAAATTGATGATGGCAATGAGCTGACCGCTGACTTCTTGTATGAGGAGGTTCACCCAAAGCAGCATGCACACAGGCAGATCTTTGCCAAACCGAAGGGTCCTGCAGGCAAGAGGGGAATAAGACGATTAATACGGGGACCTACAGAAGCTGACAAAACTGATTAA
- the LOC137334666 gene encoding interleukin-1 receptor-associated kinase 4-like isoform X2 → MSVQYQTAAVRLEKVSNVSIEELKLQFSQEIKTMAKCQHENLVELLGFSNDGEHPCLVYAYMSNGSLLDRLACLDSTAPLPWNTRCSIAEGAANGIKYLHENNHIHRDIKSANILLDGIFVPKISDFGLSRASSHLAQTMLTEKIVGTTAYMAPEALRGEITPKSDVFSFGVVLLEIITGLSPVDEHREPQLLLDIKEEIDDEEMTIEDYVDKKMQDWDSVAIEKMYLTASQCLNEKKNKRPDIKKVYDSLQGTSSVAS, encoded by the exons ATGAGCGTCCAGTATCAGACGGCGGCAGTAAGATTGGAGAAG gtatCGAATGTCAGTATCGAAGAGCTGAAACTTCAGTTTAGTCAAGAAATTAAGACTATGGCAAA ATGTCAGCATGAAAACCTGGTTGAATTACTTGGTTTTTCCAATGATGGGGAGCATCCCTGCCTGGTATATGCCTACATGTCTAATGGGTCATTGCTGGATAGATTAGCCTGCCTG GATAGCACAGCTCCACTTCCTTGGAATACAAGATGCAGTATTGCTGAGGGTGCAGCCAATGGTATAAAATACTTGCATGAAAATAATCATATCCATCGTGATATTAAAAG TGCAAATATCTTGTTGGATGGTATATTTGTTCCGAAGATTTCAGACTTTGGACTTAGTCGGGCTTCATCACATTTAGCACAGACAATGTTAACTGAGAAGATCGTAGGCACAACTGCATATATGGCTCCAGAGGCATTGCGTGGGGAGATTACACCAAAGTCAGATGTTTTTAGCTTTGGAGTG GTCTTACTAGAAATAATAACAGGACTTTCACCAGTTGATGAACATCGTGAACCACAACTATTG CTTGATATCAAAGAAGAAATTGATGATGAAGAAATGACAATTGAGGATTATGTTGATAAAAAGATGCAGGACTGGGACTCTGTGGCAATTGAGAAAATGTATTTAACTGCAAGTCAGTGTTTAAATGAAAAGAAGAATAAGAGGCCAGATATTAAAAAG GTGTATGATTCATTACAAGGGACTTCTTCAGTTGCTTCGTAG